Proteins encoded by one window of Phenylobacterium soli:
- a CDS encoding restriction endonuclease, which produces MLPVLQRTAELTHPARVVELEPVIASDLGLSADERAQRLPSGRQGLLHNRLHWAKQYLTRAGLLEATERGRFQVTNRGQALLAERPPVVNNKTLARYPEFVAWLRARGDTVTGNEVAGAAEFEPPGATPEERIEAARQELEASLKADLLDRVRAMPPAEFEELVVTLLLRMGYGQGREEMAQALGGAGDGGVDGVIHQDRLGLDRVYIQAKRYRDGNTVGPDAINSFIGALNIKRANKGLFVTASTFSKQAREHAERSTTHVVLVDGDRLADLMVRHGVGVVVRHTVEIKAIDEGFFAE; this is translated from the coding sequence ATGCTGCCTGTCTTACAGAGAACTGCGGAGCTCACGCACCCGGCGAGGGTGGTTGAACTGGAGCCAGTGATCGCGTCCGACCTTGGGCTAAGTGCTGATGAGCGTGCGCAACGCCTGCCTAGTGGGCGTCAGGGCTTGCTGCACAATCGGCTGCATTGGGCCAAGCAGTATCTAACGAGAGCCGGGCTGCTCGAGGCAACTGAACGTGGTCGGTTTCAGGTCACCAATCGAGGTCAAGCGCTGCTGGCTGAACGTCCGCCAGTGGTGAACAACAAGACACTCGCCAGATACCCAGAATTTGTGGCGTGGCTCAGAGCGCGTGGCGACACTGTGACCGGAAATGAGGTGGCCGGTGCAGCCGAATTTGAGCCGCCAGGCGCAACGCCGGAAGAGCGAATCGAAGCCGCCCGGCAGGAGCTTGAGGCCAGTCTCAAGGCTGATCTCCTCGACCGCGTCCGTGCAATGCCGCCAGCGGAATTCGAGGAGCTCGTCGTCACCCTGCTCCTAAGGATGGGCTATGGTCAGGGCCGTGAGGAGATGGCGCAGGCACTCGGAGGCGCGGGGGACGGCGGTGTTGATGGCGTAATCCACCAGGACCGCCTGGGGCTCGATCGGGTGTACATACAGGCCAAGCGATATCGTGATGGGAATACCGTAGGGCCTGACGCGATCAACAGCTTCATCGGAGCTCTGAACATCAAGCGGGCGAATAAAGGCCTGTTCGTAACCGCGTCCACATTCTCGAAGCAGGCGCGTGAACACGCGGAGCGGTCGACCACTCACGTTGTGCTGGTCGACGGTGACCGTCTGGCCGATTTAATGGTCCGTCACGGAGTGGGCGTCGTCGTTCGGCATACCGTCGAGATTAAGGCCATCGACGAAGGCTTTTTCGCTGAATGA
- a CDS encoding DUF2958 domain-containing protein, protein MPLLTQLQIQVLLANGRRRTRGHDLDLVPVVKLFTPDASATWLLTELDTEDPDIAFGLCDLGLGAPELGTVRLSELAAVRGPLGQPVERDRYFKATEPLTAYVRRARRRGRIDE, encoded by the coding sequence ATGCCGCTTCTCACCCAACTGCAGATCCAGGTTCTACTCGCAAACGGTCGCCGCCGAACCCGTGGGCACGACCTCGACCTCGTCCCTGTGGTGAAGTTGTTCACGCCGGACGCCAGCGCAACGTGGCTTCTCACGGAGCTCGATACAGAGGATCCCGACATTGCATTTGGTCTATGCGATCTCGGCCTCGGCGCGCCCGAGCTTGGCACCGTTCGCTTATCCGAACTCGCCGCCGTGCGTGGTCCCTTGGGGCAGCCTGTCGAGCGTGATCGATACTTCAAGGCCACCGAGCCGCTCACCGCGTACGTCCGGCGGGCACGGCGGCGCGGGCGTATCGACGAATAG
- a CDS encoding type I restriction endonuclease subunit R, whose protein sequence is MTQTEAQLEESLIGRLEQMGWTKVRIQDEPSLIANFKAELEAYNGVKLTAGEFERVLNHLDRGGVFDRAKILRDRYELTREDGSRVFLEFFNSREWGRNRYQVAQQVSQAGTYKTRYDVTLLVNGLPLVQVELKRRGVEIKEAFNQVNRYHRHSYSAGRGLFQYVQIFVISNGMNTRYYANNRKQSFRQTFTWSGPDNQPLSQLSEFADAFLGRFQVAKIISRYMVLHEGDRQLMVLRPYQYYAVEGILERVAAGGGGGYIWHTTGSGKTLTSFAVAKLITEQEGVDKVVFVVDRADLDYQTTREFNAFSDGSVDGTHNTHKLVRQFTDHTKLIVTTIQKLNAAISRNQFLEQMAPLAERRVVFIFDECHRSQFGETHKRITGFFHKHLLFGFTGTPIFRENANRSEAVPRTTADLFGECLHKYVITDAIRDGNVLRFSVEYWGSLRRRDGSLVDEKVAGIDTKEFFEDSVRIEKIVDWIIANHARKTHDRDFTAMLAVGSVDALIAYYEAFRAKKAVGSHDLRVATIFTYGANEDDKDANGLIGEPEFEVGPETPQNRHSRDALDSFIADYNAMYGTSFSTKDSLSFYNYYRDIGRRIKLREREDAKPSDRVDILLVVGMFLTGFDAKKVNTLYVDKNLQYHGLIQAYSRTNRVLNEVKSQGNIVAFRNLKSATDDAIRLFANKGAEEQILIPPYSSFVTQFNKRVGELLAIAPTPADVDRLADENAQLLFIRSFRELARLRNVLASFAEFDWADLAMNPQLFDDYRSKYTDLHELTRQTRQEGVVSIVGDVDFELELIRQDRINVAYILQLLREIKEEETSGAPTEESRARLSSALDMISGEAQLRSKRELIEKFIEKNMPPLRKGDDVQPAFRAFWLAERSAAMNALCDEEGLERAKFEELMRAYVFSQTVMREDVVAALRVPPSLLTRRKVVDRVLERLDNLVRTFDDDLDGIDEPVAA, encoded by the coding sequence ATGACGCAGACTGAGGCCCAACTCGAGGAAAGCCTCATTGGCCGTCTCGAACAAATGGGCTGGACCAAGGTCCGGATCCAGGACGAGCCATCTCTCATCGCCAACTTTAAGGCCGAGCTCGAGGCGTATAACGGCGTGAAGCTGACGGCCGGCGAGTTCGAGCGGGTGCTCAACCATCTGGATCGTGGCGGCGTATTCGACCGAGCCAAAATCCTACGCGATCGTTACGAGCTCACACGTGAGGACGGCAGCCGAGTCTTTTTGGAGTTCTTCAATTCGCGGGAGTGGGGGCGGAATCGCTATCAGGTGGCTCAGCAGGTGTCCCAGGCCGGCACCTACAAGACCCGCTACGATGTTACTCTCCTCGTGAATGGGCTACCTCTCGTTCAGGTAGAGCTGAAGCGACGAGGGGTTGAAATCAAAGAGGCGTTCAACCAGGTAAACCGCTATCATCGACACAGCTACTCGGCTGGCCGGGGGCTATTTCAGTACGTTCAGATCTTCGTTATCTCGAACGGGATGAATACGCGATATTACGCCAACAATCGAAAGCAGAGTTTCCGTCAAACTTTCACCTGGAGCGGCCCCGATAACCAGCCGCTGAGCCAGTTGAGCGAGTTCGCGGACGCTTTTCTTGGGCGGTTCCAGGTGGCGAAGATAATCTCGCGCTACATGGTGCTCCATGAGGGTGACCGACAGCTCATGGTGCTGCGGCCATACCAGTATTATGCCGTCGAAGGGATCTTGGAGCGAGTTGCCGCTGGGGGAGGCGGCGGCTACATCTGGCATACCACTGGCTCCGGAAAGACGCTTACGAGCTTCGCGGTGGCGAAGCTCATTACTGAACAAGAAGGGGTGGATAAGGTCGTCTTTGTGGTCGATCGGGCCGACCTAGATTACCAGACTACACGTGAATTCAACGCGTTTAGTGATGGTAGCGTCGACGGGACTCACAATACGCACAAGCTAGTCCGGCAATTTACGGACCACACGAAGCTGATCGTTACCACCATCCAGAAATTAAACGCGGCTATCTCGCGAAATCAGTTCCTGGAGCAGATGGCCCCGTTGGCTGAGCGACGGGTCGTGTTCATCTTCGACGAGTGCCATCGGTCCCAGTTTGGGGAGACCCACAAACGGATCACCGGGTTCTTCCACAAGCACCTACTGTTCGGCTTCACGGGTACCCCCATCTTCCGGGAAAACGCCAACCGCAGCGAAGCGGTGCCGCGTACCACGGCCGACCTGTTTGGCGAGTGCCTGCACAAGTACGTGATCACCGACGCCATCCGTGATGGCAACGTGCTGCGCTTCTCCGTCGAGTACTGGGGAAGTCTTCGGCGGCGAGACGGTTCCCTAGTAGATGAGAAGGTAGCGGGGATTGACACGAAGGAGTTCTTTGAGGACTCCGTCCGGATCGAAAAGATCGTTGACTGGATCATCGCGAACCACGCTCGAAAGACGCACGATCGTGACTTCACTGCGATGCTTGCGGTGGGTAGCGTCGACGCATTGATTGCCTATTATGAGGCGTTCCGCGCCAAGAAGGCTGTCGGATCTCACGACCTGCGCGTCGCGACCATCTTCACTTACGGTGCCAACGAGGACGATAAGGACGCCAACGGGCTGATTGGTGAGCCCGAGTTTGAAGTTGGGCCGGAGACGCCGCAGAATAGACATAGTCGAGATGCTCTCGACAGCTTCATAGCCGATTATAACGCTATGTACGGGACCTCGTTTTCAACGAAGGACAGCCTGAGTTTCTACAATTATTATAGAGATATTGGGAGAAGGATTAAGCTGAGAGAGCGGGAGGATGCGAAGCCGTCTGACCGCGTCGATATACTCCTCGTCGTCGGGATGTTCCTGACCGGGTTTGATGCGAAGAAGGTCAACACGCTCTACGTTGATAAAAATCTTCAGTACCATGGCCTTATTCAAGCATACTCTCGCACCAACCGAGTCCTTAACGAGGTAAAGTCGCAGGGTAACATCGTCGCGTTTCGTAATCTAAAGTCTGCGACAGACGATGCTATTCGGCTCTTCGCCAACAAGGGTGCCGAAGAACAGATCCTCATTCCGCCATATTCTTCGTTCGTCACGCAGTTCAATAAGCGCGTGGGTGAGCTATTGGCGATCGCGCCCACGCCCGCCGACGTCGATCGGCTGGCGGACGAGAATGCTCAACTGCTGTTTATCCGGTCGTTCCGCGAGTTGGCGCGACTGCGGAATGTTCTAGCTAGCTTCGCGGAGTTCGACTGGGCGGATCTGGCCATGAACCCTCAGCTCTTTGATGATTATCGGAGCAAGTACACCGATTTGCACGAGCTGACCCGACAGACGCGACAGGAGGGGGTAGTCTCCATTGTCGGCGACGTCGACTTCGAATTGGAATTGATCCGGCAGGATCGCATTAACGTCGCCTACATCCTCCAGCTTCTTCGGGAGATTAAGGAAGAGGAGACTTCCGGAGCCCCGACTGAGGAGAGCCGTGCCCGCCTGTCGAGCGCGCTCGACATGATCTCGGGCGAGGCTCAACTGCGAAGCAAGCGCGAACTTATCGAGAAGTTCATCGAGAAGAACATGCCACCGCTTCGCAAAGGCGACGACGTGCAGCCGGCGTTTCGAGCATTTTGGCTTGCGGAGCGGTCCGCTGCGATGAACGCGCTTTGCGACGAAGAGGGACTTGAGCGGGCCAAGTTCGAGGAACTCATGCGAGCTTATGTCTTCTCGCAGACAGTAATGCGCGAGGACGTGGTAGCAGCGCTGCGGGTGCCTCCAAGCCTGCTCACGCGCCGTAAGGTGGTCGACCGGGTCCTTGAGCGCCTGGACAATCTCGTGCGGACGTTTGACGACGATCTCGACGGGATCGATGAGCCTGTCGCGGCTTAG
- a CDS encoding restriction endonuclease subunit S: protein MNERSSPDLRLPGFSAAWQSLRAGDAFGQRRTRGEAGLPIYAVTIDRGMVRRDSLEREIAANASDEDNLRARAGDIVYNMMRMWQGAFGRAPEDCMVSPAYVVLSARKGHSARFFNHWFKQPRALYWLWAYSYGLTNDRLRLYYRDFARVPIRVPEFEEQERIADVLDALDARIQALEHRAETLVRFKEGTMQKLFSEQLRFDPPGGGAYDDWVDIRLGDVADFSKGRGVSRDDVVTDGLTPCIRYGELYTTYGETIRDVVSRTNADPRGLVLSQAGDVIVPASGEDPLEMASAACVTLDGIALGGDLNIIRSSLDGVFLAYLLRSAKRREIARLAQGYSVVHLYGHHLKSLKIRAPAQLEEQRRIAAFLRAIDEKIALVRHQASSTRTYKAALAARLLV, encoded by the coding sequence TTGAACGAGCGGAGCTCTCCGGATCTGCGACTCCCCGGCTTTTCCGCTGCGTGGCAAAGCCTGCGTGCTGGCGACGCGTTCGGGCAGCGGCGTACCCGCGGTGAAGCGGGATTGCCGATCTACGCGGTGACAATCGATCGCGGTATGGTTCGCCGGGACAGCCTCGAGCGAGAAATCGCTGCAAATGCGAGTGACGAGGACAACCTCCGCGCAAGAGCCGGAGACATCGTCTACAACATGATGCGAATGTGGCAGGGTGCCTTCGGCCGTGCGCCTGAGGATTGCATGGTGAGCCCCGCCTATGTGGTCCTGTCGGCCAGGAAGGGTCACTCTGCGCGCTTCTTCAATCACTGGTTCAAGCAGCCGCGCGCCTTATACTGGCTCTGGGCATACTCCTACGGTCTCACGAACGACCGCCTTCGCCTCTACTACCGCGACTTCGCCCGCGTCCCTATCCGTGTGCCCGAATTCGAAGAGCAGGAGAGGATCGCTGACGTCCTCGATGCGCTCGACGCGCGGATCCAGGCGCTGGAGCACCGGGCCGAGACGCTCGTTCGCTTTAAAGAAGGCACCATGCAGAAGCTGTTCTCGGAGCAGCTTCGGTTTGATCCGCCAGGAGGCGGCGCCTACGATGATTGGGTTGATATCCGGCTTGGCGATGTCGCGGATTTCTCCAAGGGACGGGGGGTATCGCGAGACGATGTCGTTACCGACGGCCTGACGCCGTGCATTCGCTACGGCGAGCTCTACACCACGTACGGAGAGACGATTCGCGACGTAGTCTCGCGAACAAATGCGGATCCGCGCGGGCTGGTCTTAAGCCAAGCCGGTGACGTCATCGTACCGGCCTCCGGAGAAGATCCTCTCGAGATGGCCTCGGCAGCCTGCGTGACGCTGGATGGCATTGCCCTCGGAGGCGACCTCAACATCATCCGCTCGTCGTTAGATGGCGTCTTCCTTGCTTACCTGCTTCGCAGCGCCAAGCGCCGCGAGATCGCACGCCTCGCGCAGGGCTATTCGGTCGTGCATCTCTATGGTCATCACTTGAAAAGCCTGAAGATCCGCGCTCCGGCTCAGCTCGAAGAGCAGCGCCGCATTGCCGCCTTCCTACGGGCGATCGACGAAAAAATTGCCCTTGTCCGCCACCAGGCCAGCTCCACGCGTACCTACAAGGCGGCCTTGGCCGCGCGTCTACTAGTGTAG